CAAGGGTGTTTTTAAAGAGCTGGTGAAAAATGCCGACGTCGTTGTTGAAAACTATCGGCCGGGTACAATGGAAAAATTCGGTCTTGGCTATGAAACATTGAAGGAAGTGAATCCGAAAATCATTTACGCTGCCTGTTCCGGTTTTGGCGATAGCGGTCCGTACCGGCAGAAACCTGCGTATGATATCATCGTTCAGGCGATGGGCGGTATCATGAGTATAACCGGAGCTGAGGGCGGCGAAGCGACGCGCGTCGGTGCGTCGATTGGAGACTTGGCGGCAGGCATGTTTACCGCGTATGGCGTGATGCTGGCGCTTTTCCACCGCGAGAGGACACAAGAAGGACAAAAAGTGGATGTCGCAATGCTCGACTGTCAGGTTGCGATGCTGGAGAATGCCGTGGCGCGCTATGCGATATCCGGCAGCAGTCCGAAACCTCTCGGCAACCGTCATCCTTCCATAACACCCTTTGCAGCTTTCACGGCAGCCGACGGACAACTGATTGTCGGGGCAGGAAATGAGCGTCTTTGGCGTAAACTCTGCCAAATTATCGGGCACGATGAATGGCTTGATGATCCGCGCTTCAGCGACAATGGGCAACGCACGGCAAACGCGGCGCAGCTGATGGCGCTGCTGAACGGAGTCTTTGTCAAAAAGACGGTAAAAGAGTGGTTATGCCTTCTGGAAGGGGCAGAACTGCCATGTGCGCCGATCAACGATATCGAAAAGATGATGGCTGATCCGCAGATCAAAGCGCGTGAAATGATTGTGGAATTGGAGCATCCAAGCGCCGGAGTTGTGAAAATGCCGGGAATTCCGGTGAAATTGTCAAAAACGCCGGGGAAAATCGCAGCCGCTGCACCTCGTTTAGGCGAACACACTAAGGATATACTGGCGGAAGTTAAGGAGAAAGCGCAGGAAGAGGCAATGCTATGGCCGCAGGCGTCAGGGCACTAAAGAAAGCTGCCTGCTGATTATCGTGTGTTTTTATTAGTAGTGATTGTAAGCGCAAGCCGCATCCTCTTCAGGAATGCAGCTTGCGCCATACTTTTCTTATGCGTGCAAAATAATGCGGCAGAGAAAAAGGAAAGGAGTTTACTGAAGGCAAACAGAATATAGTAAAAACGTAATGAGCGGATGCGGCGATGTTTCATTTGCCTGTGGCGCTGAAAAAAGGAAAGGGGGCAGCAGGAGTGAGACAGTCTGTGTTGCGTAAGAGTATAGTGCGTTTTGCTATGGCGGCTTTTCTTCTGTTTGCCAGTCCAGCGATTGCATTAGGGGCAATTCGCGTTTTGCCCGAGAATGGAGCCGATGCCGCGATGCTTGCCGATGTGCAAAAAACGGCGCTTTTGTTCAACCAAGTGTTGCAGGAAGATATGAAACTGGAGCTTACGCGCGATGTTACTTTGATTGTTTGTCCCAGTCGTGAAAATTATGCCGCAGTTTTGCAGCGGGAATTCAAAATGAAACCGGATAAGGCGGCGCGTGAAGCTGCTTTGACCGGCGGCATGTCGAGCGACCGCTTTCAAGTCGTAGCGCTGAATGGAGGTTCTACGATCATGCGTTCGGCGCAAGGGCGTGCATCTGATGCCGGACATGAACTGTTCCATCAGCTTCAGGCGCAGTTGGCGAATGGAAAAAATGGCAAAGCGATGAACTGGTTAAAAGAAGGAACGGCCGACTTAATCGGCGCACGTATTGCCGAGAGAAGCGGTTACCAGAGCATGGAGAAATGGAAATTGGACCGGATCAACACGTTACGCAATGCGCCAAACCATGCCGTAGCCGCAGAGCTGCTCCACTCGAATCTTGACAAATGGGCGACAATGATGGAACAAAAAAAATATCCTTATCAAATGTCGGATTTGATGGTCTTCTACTTGCTTAAACAACAGCCTGGTAATAAAGGGTATGAAGCGATTGCCGAATATTTTCGTTTGGTAGGAACGTTGAGCGATGGGGATAAAGCGTTTGAACAGGCTTTTGACGTGTCAATAAACCAGTTTTTATCAGACTTTGAAGCTTGGTTCATAAATACCACGCATAATGAAGCGCAGGTGGAAGTCATTGTGCAGGCGGGCGTTTTGCCGGACGCGGCAGCTGATATCGAAAACGGCGCGTCCTTGAGCCGTCGGTTTTTCAAAGAGAAATGGGGGGCGGATTTGCGCTCGTCGCAGCGTATCGTGCTGACGCCCGACAAGAATGCTTACGCTGGTGCATTGGCGAAGGAATTTGGGTTAAATCCGTTGGATGCCGGGCAAAAGGCGAAAAATAGTTTTTGGTCGTGGGCCGGCAGTACTACGGTATTGGATTTGGGCACCCTTACTACGCGAAAGCAGCGCCTTTTTATTACAGCCCTTACGATGGTGCAGCGTTTTCAGGCACAGACTGCAGCACAGCAAACGCTGGCTAAGATGAATTGGCTGAATGCGGGCAGTGCAGCGGGCGTTGCGGCGCAAATCGTCGAGACAAGCGGCGTTTCTAATCTCGAAAAAGATAAGGCGGCGTGTTTGAATGCTTTGCGCAAAGCCGAGGTTTTGCCGGAACTGAGAGAATTGCAAACGCCGCAAGCCTGGAGCGCTGCCGTTGGAAAATATGGTTCGTCGGTCGTTAATAATATGGCAGAGCTGGCGGCCTTGCATCTAATGGAAAGTTACGGTGTTGAATCGATTTATACATGGCTTAAAGCCGTCAAGGACTTGGGGGATGCGGAAGCGGCCTTCACAAAGGTATATGGTATGACGTCCGCGCAATTTTCGGCGGCGTTTAATGGGATTCTCACGGCACAGCTGCAGAAAAAATAAAATGCTAAAGCAAGGAGTGAAATGAAAATGGCGGCAATGAATCGGCGTGAGTTTATAAAATGTTCGGCGATGGCATGTTTGTCGTGTAGTATGTTCCTGAAGGGTTTTTCTTGTGTTAGTGCAGCAGCGGCGCAAGAAAATTATTATCTTATGCACAAAAAAGATTTAGTAGGGGCGTTTCGCGGCGTCTTAGCCGGTGTGCGACAGATGTTGAAGCCGGAATTTGGTGAAGCGGAAACGGAAAAAATCATAATACAGGCGGAGACTTCTTTTATAAATTGGCTGCCGGGAATGCCGGAGGTCGGCGGAGCGAAAAACTGGGACGTCGAGTTTATTCCGGTAGCGGCCTGGTATGCGGCATTGTATCGGCCGCTTCGCGCGCGCGGTAAGACGGCGGAGTTTGTCGGCAAAATGATCTATCAATTGAATGAATATACCTGGGCGTCAACGCCGAAGGATGAAGCGCGAGCCAGCGGGGAAGCTTTGTTTTCGACGCAGGAACAAGAAAATTTGCGCCAGTGGGCGTTATGGACGCAGGAACGCCAATATCCGCAAAATTGGGTGGCCAACTATCTTGAGGGCGACGGCAATACGTTTGATTACGGCATTGACTATACGGAATGCGGCGTGGTCAAATATTTGCAGGCACAGGGAACACCGGAATTGGCGCCTTATGTCTGCAGCAACGATTTTATTAAAAGCCGTGCGATCGGCAGCGGCCTTGTCCGTTCGAAGACGATTGCGCGAGGCGATGGAATTTGCAATTTCCGCTATAAGAAAGACCGTCCGGTCCTGCAGGACTGGGAATCAGAGCTGAAGTTGATGCAGAAACAATAGGGGGCATGGAAAATATGGAAAGTGGCGATTATAAGAAGGCGAAGGTTCTCATCGTTGATGATTCGAGCTTTTCACGCGGTCTGATTCATAAAACACTGCACGAGTTGGGCATAGCCAATCCACAGATCGAGCAAGCAGGCAGCGGCGAAGAAGCAATTGACAAGATGAAGAAAACGAAGTTCGATCTGTTCGTTCTGGATATTGTGATGTCTGGTATCGATGGAGTTGCCGTATTGCGCGAGGTGAAAAACACACAGTCCGGTGCGAAAGTTATCATGTGCAGCGGCAGTAATGCCAATGAAGTGGTGGATGAGCTGATTGAATTGGGCATTGAAGCTTTTATCAGCAAACCATTTAAAGCGACAATTTTTAAAAATGCCTTCTATCGGGCCTTCGGTATTGCAAAGGAAGAAGAGATGCCCGATTATTGGCTGGCAAAATGCCATAAGTGCGATCAACAGATGATCGAAGTGAATGCTATTCATACGGTTGACTTTGTTTGTCCCAATAAGTGCATGAGAATCGGGCCGCTGCCTGCCGCATTGATTCAGCAAGCGGAGCTTGATGCTGACTATGAAAAGGCAAAGCAAAAAAAGTAAAACAAATCCTGCGTGAACAGCTTGCTTGCGCAGGATTTGTTTTATCCAGGTAAAGTAAAGTACGAGTTTGAAAAGGATGTAAAATAGCTGCAAACTATACTTTTGGCTAGTGTATATTGTAAAAGAAAATGATATCCTGTAAATACGGACTGTATTAAAATGGAAAAAGGAGGGCGAGGACGTGGGGTTTTGGTCAATGATAATTGCGTTTGCGCCGTGGGTTTCGTTTAAAATTCTCATTAGTTTACCCATTTTGCCGCCTATTGAAATGGTCAAGGTCGGAATTGTCGTGGCGGCCGCTATCTGTGCTTATCAGGCTTGGATTGGTCTGCACAGAGGAGCGCTGATGTGGGGCGGATTGTTGTTCTTTGGTTTTGCTTTGCTGACGGTGCCGA
This DNA window, taken from Azotosporobacter soli, encodes the following:
- a CDS encoding CoA transferase gives rise to the protein MNALKGIRILDLSRVLAGPYCTMMLADFGADVVKIEPPNGGDDSRSFGPFIGRESAYFMSLNRNKRSIVLDLKKEEDKGVFKELVKNADVVVENYRPGTMEKFGLGYETLKEVNPKIIYAACSGFGDSGPYRQKPAYDIIVQAMGGIMSITGAEGGEATRVGASIGDLAAGMFTAYGVMLALFHRERTQEGQKVDVAMLDCQVAMLENAVARYAISGSSPKPLGNRHPSITPFAAFTAADGQLIVGAGNERLWRKLCQIIGHDEWLDDPRFSDNGQRTANAAQLMALLNGVFVKKTVKEWLCLLEGAELPCAPINDIEKMMADPQIKAREMIVELEHPSAGVVKMPGIPVKLSKTPGKIAAAAPRLGEHTKDILAEVKEKAQEEAMLWPQASGH
- a CDS encoding L-2-amino-thiazoline-4-carboxylic acid hydrolase, whose protein sequence is MAAMNRREFIKCSAMACLSCSMFLKGFSCVSAAAAQENYYLMHKKDLVGAFRGVLAGVRQMLKPEFGEAETEKIIIQAETSFINWLPGMPEVGGAKNWDVEFIPVAAWYAALYRPLRARGKTAEFVGKMIYQLNEYTWASTPKDEARASGEALFSTQEQENLRQWALWTQERQYPQNWVANYLEGDGNTFDYGIDYTECGVVKYLQAQGTPELAPYVCSNDFIKSRAIGSGLVRSKTIARGDGICNFRYKKDRPVLQDWESELKLMQKQ
- a CDS encoding response regulator, translating into MESGDYKKAKVLIVDDSSFSRGLIHKTLHELGIANPQIEQAGSGEEAIDKMKKTKFDLFVLDIVMSGIDGVAVLREVKNTQSGAKVIMCSGSNANEVVDELIELGIEAFISKPFKATIFKNAFYRAFGIAKEEEMPDYWLAKCHKCDQQMIEVNAIHTVDFVCPNKCMRIGPLPAALIQQAELDADYEKAKQKK